The Vicinamibacterales bacterium genome includes a window with the following:
- a CDS encoding bifunctional riboflavin kinase/FAD synthetase, translated as MIAHYPDDPPPRWPSPVLALGNFDGLHRGHAKIIDRVRRRAGERGGTPAAMTFDPHPSRVVRPDKAPPLLMTTEQRLEALGRAGMQGVAVVRFTREMSQWDPETFVRTVLVEWLKVVEVWVGANFLFGHDRTGTFTVLRGLGGRYGFRAEKIDAVRYKDFVVSSTRVRRLVGEGRVDEAGALLGHHYFIDGTVVHGDARGREIGFPTANLETRNELLPPAGVYATTAAVSGIEHPSVTNIGVRPTFGGSGTVRVETHLLDGARELYGARLRLSFVQRLRDERAFADVDALRAQIDADCRSARRLFGRISL; from the coding sequence GTGATCGCGCACTATCCCGACGACCCGCCGCCCCGCTGGCCCAGTCCGGTGCTGGCGCTGGGCAACTTCGACGGCCTGCACCGCGGCCACGCCAAGATCATCGACCGCGTGCGCCGCCGCGCCGGCGAACGCGGCGGCACGCCCGCCGCCATGACCTTCGACCCTCATCCCTCGCGCGTCGTCCGCCCGGACAAGGCGCCGCCGCTGCTGATGACCACCGAACAGCGGCTGGAAGCGCTGGGCCGCGCCGGCATGCAGGGAGTTGCCGTGGTCCGCTTCACGCGCGAGATGTCGCAGTGGGATCCCGAGACCTTCGTGCGCACCGTGCTGGTCGAGTGGCTGAAGGTCGTCGAGGTCTGGGTCGGCGCCAACTTCCTGTTCGGACACGATCGCACCGGCACCTTCACCGTGCTGCGCGGGCTCGGCGGCCGCTACGGCTTCCGGGCCGAGAAGATCGACGCCGTCCGCTACAAGGACTTCGTCGTCAGCAGCACCCGCGTGCGCCGGCTGGTCGGCGAAGGGCGCGTCGACGAAGCCGGCGCGCTCCTCGGCCATCATTACTTCATCGACGGCACCGTCGTCCACGGGGACGCGCGCGGCCGCGAGATCGGCTTTCCCACCGCGAACCTCGAGACCCGCAACGAGCTGCTGCCGCCGGCCGGCGTCTATGCGACCACCGCGGCGGTGTCGGGGATCGAGCATCCGTCGGTGACGAACATCGGCGTGCGGCCGACGTTCGGCGGCAGCGGCACCGTCCGCGTCGAGACGCACCTGCTCGACGGGGCGCGCGAGTTGTACGGGGCGCGCCTGCGGCTGTCGTTCGTGCAGCGGCTGCGCGACGAGCGCGCCTTCGCCGACGTGGACGCGCTGCGCGCGCAGATCGACGCCGACTGCCGCAGCGCCCGGCGGCTGTTCGGGCGGATTTCGCTATAG